In Porites lutea chromosome 9, jaPorLute2.1, whole genome shotgun sequence, a single window of DNA contains:
- the LOC140947495 gene encoding uncharacterized protein isoform X2, with protein MKMRKQESKDLLGLLLFIIYSLSKPSEANSTTVSPTLPSSALPTTIPDSPKPSSATTNSMTVSAPPSQSSALLTTVPGSPTTSSVTTNSITVSSPSSALPLTTIPDSHTTSSATSENSHGLALHIVLPAIGSVGAVVVMIIAVCLYCRYHSKHKRGIKLPNTEEISAV; from the exons ATGAAGATGCGAAAACAGGAATCAAAAGATCTTCTCGGGCTTCTACTATTTATTATCTACAGTCTCAGTAAACCGAGTGAAG CTAATTCCACAACAGTCTCGCCTACTTTGCCATCATCAGCCCTTCCAACGACGATACCAGATTCTCCCAAACCTTCTTCAGCTACAA CTAATTCTATGACAGTCTCGGCGCCTCCTTCGCAATCATCAGCCCTTTTAACAACGGTACCAGGTTCTCCCACAACTTCTTCAGTTACAA CTAATTCCATAACAGTCTCGTCGCCATCATCAGCCCTTCCACTGACAACGATACCAGATTCTCACACAACTTCTTCAGCTACAA GTGAGAACAGTCATGGATTGGCTTTACATATTGTACTACCTGCAATAGGTTCTGTGGGGGCAGTTGTCGTTATGATAATAGCTGTATGCTTGTACTGCAGATACCACAGTAAACATAAACGGGGAATTAAATTGCCGAATACAGAAGAAATCAGTGCTGtctaa
- the LOC140947495 gene encoding uncharacterized protein isoform X1, with the protein MKMRKQESKDLLGLLLFIIYSLSKPSEASFPCGIDGDVINVQLNHNEDICLYVNATNNRFSCHFANGKNDCSGNYRQDRLCTDAITHASYKSGKLRFPVNLSKTNCTKIYFMRLHYDDKNKPLICELPCSLFQANSTTVSPTLPSSALPTTIPDSPKPSSATTNSMTVSAPPSQSSALLTTVPGSPTTSSVTTNSITVSSPSSALPLTTIPDSHTTSSATSENSHGLALHIVLPAIGSVGAVVVMIIAVCLYCRYHSKHKRGIKLPNTEEISAV; encoded by the exons ATGAAGATGCGAAAACAGGAATCAAAAGATCTTCTCGGGCTTCTACTATTTATTATCTACAGTCTCAGTAAACCGAGTGAAG CATCATTTCCGTGTGGTATCGATGGAGATGTGATAAACGTTCAATTAAACCACAACGAAGACATTTGTCTCTACGTTAACGCCACCAATAATCGATTCAGCTGCCATTTTGCAAATGGAAAAAATGATTGCAGTGGAAACTATAGGCAAGACAGATTATGTACGGATGCAATTACTCATGCAAGCTACAAAAGTGGAAAATTGCGTTTCCCAGTTAATTTGAGTAAGACGAACTgcacaaaaatttattttatgcGGCTGCATTACGACGATAAAAATAAACCTCTGATTTGTGAACTCCCCTGTTCATTATTCCAAG CTAATTCCACAACAGTCTCGCCTACTTTGCCATCATCAGCCCTTCCAACGACGATACCAGATTCTCCCAAACCTTCTTCAGCTACAA CTAATTCTATGACAGTCTCGGCGCCTCCTTCGCAATCATCAGCCCTTTTAACAACGGTACCAGGTTCTCCCACAACTTCTTCAGTTACAA CTAATTCCATAACAGTCTCGTCGCCATCATCAGCCCTTCCACTGACAACGATACCAGATTCTCACACAACTTCTTCAGCTACAA GTGAGAACAGTCATGGATTGGCTTTACATATTGTACTACCTGCAATAGGTTCTGTGGGGGCAGTTGTCGTTATGATAATAGCTGTATGCTTGTACTGCAGATACCACAGTAAACATAAACGGGGAATTAAATTGCCGAATACAGAAGAAATCAGTGCTGtctaa
- the LOC140947496 gene encoding fibroblast growth factor receptor-like: MVLGVSPYSHIYCNTSWEIPQDHLSLEEKIGGGEFGQVWRGKLYDVTSTGKWLVVAVKMLQANYSPSDQKDLLSELDLLKKLKPHPNVIRLLGCVTKDVVRCKGKGVFRPPLLILENAPYGDLLGYLRKRRGQNDDYDHFNRMKVPQKIAKQQLYQFATDIARGMEYIASHQLIHRDLAARNVLLGDKLQCKITDFGMARDLGLGDGIYARKSNGVMPLKWMAVESLTNRVSTTESDM, encoded by the exons GGAAATCCCACAAGATCACCTGTCTTTAGAAGAGAAAATCGGTGGAGGGGAGTTTGGTCAGGTGTGGAGAGGAAAGTTGTATGACGTGACTAGCACAGGAAAGTGGCTAGTTGTAGCTGTAAAGATGCTGCAAG CCAATTATTCGCCTTCGGACCAAAAGGACCTTCTGTCTGAACTGGATTTGTTGAAGAAGCTTAAACCTCATCCTAACGTCATACGATTGTTGGGCTGTGTGACTAAAGACGTTGTTAGATGCAAAGGAAAGGGAGTTTTCC GGCCACCTCTTTTAATCCTGGAGAATGCTCCTTATGGCGATCTTCTTGGATATCTAAGGAAACGTAGAGGACAAAATGATGATTACGACCATTTTAATAGAATGAAAGTCCCACAAAAGAtagcaaaacagcaactctACCAATTTGCCACGGATATCGCTCGTGGTATGGAATATATCGCTTCTCATCAG CTTATTCACCGAGATTTAGCTGCTAGGAACGTGTTACTTGGAGATAAACTGCAATGTAAGATCACTGACTTTGGAATGGCGAGGGACCTGGGACTAGGAGATGGAATTTATGCCAGGAAATCAAAC GGTGTGATGCCTTTGAAATGGATGGCGGTCGAGTCGTTAACGAATCGAGTTTCCACCACAGAAAGTGATATGTGA